A region of Micromonospora chokoriensis DNA encodes the following proteins:
- a CDS encoding glycosyltransferase family protein: protein MTTPPSPSEPLSGNGSTAPTILVLGTAEWNSPIATNQHYVVRELARDFDTYFVESLGLRRVRLDAKDVTRIAKRLRHSVVGHEKTATYRPIPDRVTVISPLIVPIHQAPTRLPNRLLLERAVAEWRRSPSPRVLWTFTPVTYGLEQYSDYTLYHCVDIFQAFPGIDGSAVSAGERILANRADLTIGTSGAVTAHLNDVGFTDVVTLPNVAEVDVFAADSQPVAQRRPAALFAGNLTPHKLDFELLRTLATALNGRGELLLAGPIAAGGGGYDRELAELERLGARYLGMLPLNELAATAGTCTVGLIPYALNDYTAGVSPLKCYEYLSSGLKVVSTPIPDVVQAARATDHITAATSTDDFVDHVLAAINPASDDVLAARVRYAGDFGWNSRGVLLRDIATRMPRRADEAVTRPAGGAGRPRG, encoded by the coding sequence GTGACGACACCACCTTCGCCCTCGGAGCCCCTCTCCGGGAACGGGTCGACAGCACCGACGATCCTGGTTCTGGGCACCGCCGAGTGGAACTCTCCGATCGCCACGAACCAGCACTACGTCGTACGGGAACTCGCCCGTGACTTCGACACCTACTTCGTGGAGTCCCTGGGCCTGCGGCGGGTGCGGCTCGACGCGAAAGACGTCACCCGAATCGCGAAGCGGCTGCGCCACTCGGTTGTCGGCCACGAGAAGACGGCGACCTACCGACCCATTCCGGATCGGGTCACGGTCATCTCGCCACTCATCGTGCCGATCCACCAGGCACCCACGCGGCTGCCGAACCGGCTGCTGCTGGAACGGGCGGTTGCCGAATGGCGACGCAGCCCGAGCCCACGGGTCCTCTGGACCTTCACGCCCGTCACGTACGGCCTCGAACAGTACTCGGACTACACGCTCTACCACTGCGTGGACATCTTCCAGGCGTTCCCCGGCATCGATGGCTCGGCCGTGTCCGCTGGTGAGCGGATCCTGGCGAACCGTGCCGACCTGACGATCGGCACCAGCGGCGCCGTCACGGCCCACCTCAACGACGTCGGGTTCACCGACGTCGTGACCCTGCCGAACGTCGCCGAGGTCGACGTCTTCGCCGCCGACAGTCAACCGGTGGCCCAGCGGCGGCCCGCCGCGCTCTTCGCCGGCAACCTCACGCCACACAAGCTGGACTTCGAGCTGCTGCGCACGCTGGCCACCGCGCTGAACGGCCGCGGCGAGCTGCTTCTCGCCGGCCCGATCGCGGCAGGCGGGGGCGGATACGACCGGGAGTTGGCCGAACTCGAACGGCTCGGGGCCCGATACCTCGGGATGCTTCCGCTCAACGAACTCGCCGCCACGGCGGGCACCTGCACCGTGGGACTGATCCCGTACGCGCTGAACGACTACACCGCGGGCGTCAGTCCACTCAAGTGCTACGAATACCTCTCCTCGGGCCTGAAGGTGGTCAGCACCCCCATCCCCGACGTCGTGCAGGCGGCTCGGGCGACCGACCACATCACGGCCGCGACCTCGACCGACGACTTCGTCGACCACGTCCTGGCCGCGATCAACCCCGCGTCGGACGACGTACTCGCGGCCCGTGTGCGGTACGCCGGCGACTTCGGCTGGAACTCCCGGGGCGTCCTCCTGCGCGACATCG